GGAAGGGAAATTCTTAATTAGGTACTTTTTCTTCCTTCTGAATTTATGCTgtactctttatttttatgcCCTTGTGAGTGAGTTTTAATCATTATCATGTATCCTAATTTGCTCATGAATGTTGAATGGTTAGAAGCTTGTGTGTTTCTGCTCTACTGTATTGCTTCCATGGTCTTATTAGCTTAAGAATACCAACATCTTTGTgagacatttttttattctgttCTATTTCCTGCAGTCTCATCTATAGTTGGTTTGCAAGTTTTTGTAGTGGGGATATGTTGATCCATGTCCCAATCTGGACAATAGTGCAATAGAAAGTGCTAGTTGAAGAGTAATTTACCTGCATAATGTACCAAATAGACCATGTTATGCAACTTGCTACTGTTAGAATCGACCCTTTCGTCCAGTTCTCATGCATATTATTTCTTCCGATGTGGATTAGAGGGCTGCTCAAGTTTCTTATTACAGGTCCTTTGCAAGATGTCATGATCATGACCCCCACCAAGGAAAATAAGGTCCCAAGGATTTTGGCTAATCCTCTAGGGTTTCTAATATCAAGGTGTTCCAGTCTGCATGGAATGAAATAGAAATTAGAATTCGATGGTTTCTTTCGAGTAATGACTAGAAATTCTGAAATCAAGTAAGACTGGGAGTCAAAATCTCACCTGAGAATAATTGCCATTACAAAAGTCAAGGATGCAATGGTGTTAACCATCGACGCTAGAAAGGTTGGCGAGGTGTATGTCAAGCTTGCAAAGTACATGTTAAGAGTTAAGCCAATCCTGTTTTCACGGGGGAGAGGAACAGTCAGTGTTTTTCCTTTGTTAGATGAACTGAAAAACTCACTATCTCTTTTATGTTATGCTGAAAGTAGCACCCAGATATCCTACCCAAAAAGAGAAAGCACAAATATCTCTGCAAACAAGACTAACGTCAGCTTTGGCCTTACTTTCCTGCAAGGAAACAtaaacaaatatcaaatgatAAACCTGCCATAAAACATGAAAGCTTTATCATAGGACTCTCTTCTCCAATACTGATATGAAAATAgggtgaaaataaaaatagtagaCGAAAATGTGTTTTTATTATCATGAACTGAGACCAGAAAATATGCTGGTCTACTCTCAACTATATATTGCAATTAGACTGCATCTCCCATGTATAGCATGGAATATCGATTGCATTGAATATTTGTGTTTCAGGGCTTATGGGCATAAGCATGTCAAACTCACCCAAGAGAGTACAAGTAGAATGAGTATGTGGTTTAGGTTTTTCCTTGATACTTGGTTGAGAATTGGATGAGTCTTGATTCATGGTAAGATTACTGAAAGCACACAGATCGATACAAGCACAGCTAGAGAAGAAAGTACCTTTCAAGTACATAGGCAAAAGGAAACATCACTAAACCACCAATGAAATGTCGATAAGTCACCATAACATGAGGATTCAACCCATGGTTAAAGGCAGCCTCTGCTGTGAAATAGAGAATAGTATAACAGGTGTGAACAAGAACCATGAGAAGATGTGGCTTGAACCTCCTACAGATCACTCCAAATGCACACACCTCAGGGGCAGCTCTTGAGTCTGAATCCATTTtacttctttcttctttgtgaATTTTGCATATATACGAGTTATGCACCTATATATACTAACAGAGGTGAATGAAAGAGTTAGCGTGCGTCCTAATGTTTATTGCACGTGGTGGAGCATCATGTTCTTCTTTATCAGATTTGATAGTACCTAAATAATTTGACAGTTCAGAGTCAAACGAAGTATCTGAAAGAGAACAGACAAAGGATAAAAAGAGAAGTCCACATTCTTTTTCTTGCAATTGGCATGCACCATTCTTGCCACATTTCCCATGTGTGGCTGGACTGGAGAAATGCCTGTCAGAATGATCAAGGAATCAATAAATTTGTATGGTTGGCCGCCATGACTAGAGTGAAACTGTGAAATGTTTGAGTTAATGCAATTACTCAAGAGACTGCATGACTGTGCCCTGAGAGTTGTTGGTCAAACCTCATTTTTATACATAGGTTATGATACATCTTATTATTGTGAACTTCTATGGCTTGAGACTAGGAATATTAGTcgattaatattataaaaaaaatgcttgttTGGTTATGATATATATTACAAGAATCTGTTTTATCCTTCGATTGCTTTGTGCAGAGGGGTGAGGTATCTGCTTCTAGCATATTGCTTGATGGTGTGTACAAAGGCACTTGTTGTCAGGGGAATTGGAACTTCTTGCTCTTTTTGCTCTCCCTCAATTCTTTTGTGCAGACAGAACGCGCAATCTTGCCACTTTGGAACGACTATTTGAGAATATATTAGCAAATTGAAACTCAAAAGTACCCTTTTTTAAGTGTGATGTAGTCCAAGTCACCgaagttttttttccttctgcaTAAATTAGCTGAACGATAACTCCTCTGAATTTATTCCTATAAAGgtgattctattttttttctttctttttttcttttttctttttggtttaccaGTTCTCAggatttgattcaatttgggAATTAGAACTCAATGTAGAAATCTATTCATTTTCTTTGCCATCAGTTATCAATAAAAGTTTATGATCTGTAAACAAATGCTATGAAGTTGCAGAATCAAGAAAGGCCAACCAACTAGGCAGGCGATGAGTTCGTTTCCTCCATTTAGTTGGCATCTGAACATTTcttttttacaaaagaaatggaTGTTAACATCACCCAAGTTCTTGTATTAACCGCCCCCTTTTGTCTGCAACAAGACTTTTTGGCCAACTGATGGCGACTTGTTTCAATTTCTGTCCTTCATCTTCCTGCTGAATTACAGAATCCCCAAGGTTAAGGCCATGGGACTAATTTCTAATCTCTGAAGTAtgcccattaatgatttcaattaaaTATCTATGTACTCATATGTGTGGTTCCATTCCATTGTAGATGACGACTTAACCATGGATGCATCCTTTGCCCCATGGGGTCAAGGATTCTGCTCCAACTGGCTAGAGGTTGTCCAAGGACATTTGTGGATATTAACACAATGGGAGATGCCTGTAAGCCATTGTTATAGTACTCTTCCAACTTTGGAGCATAATACAATGAGGTTTCTTGGAAACATTATCCCATTTATATATACAGTACCAAGATTCCAAAGATGCTAGTATAGTACTGGAAAAGCCGATCGCGAGGAGTGGAAAGCAAAAGGAGATGAGGCAAAGAGAACTAGTGGAATTCAGAACACCCCAACACCCATCTTTGGGCACCAACAACTGGGGTGGTGCATCTCCCTTGTTGGCAAGAGACATCCCCAAGGAGTCCCTCGAGCAGAGGTACCTAAAGCTCAATAGTATTCGGACTCGTGATGAAATATTTCCAGCTGAGGATGATGGTTTCATCTACTTGCCTAAAACTCCAACCCCTAAGCCCGCATATCCCCCAACACCAAGCCATGGCAGAAGAAAAGGCTTTTTCTCAAAGCTGATGCGGGCGCCACACAAGGAGAATGCTGCTGCCTTGGGTTCAAACCCGAAGAAAAAGAGATGGTTCCCCAGATGGGACCCTGCAAATAGATGGCCTCAAGGCTGGTGTTGATGCTTTTTCATGCATGCAGGCCAGAGATAAGGTGACAGGTATGTACATCACTTGTTTGGGAAGAAGGATAATACTGCTTTGTCTGCAGTTGGAAGACATGGAAATGAGTTGGTTTTGGTGGAAGGAAGAAGTAAAAATTTGATACTTGATTGTACTAATTGTTAGAAGCTTATGTGCAAGGTGACACCATCAAAATCTTGCCCTTATGTTGTTGATAATTATTGTGATATTGTTCAATAATTTCTACTCAATTTTCATGCATGTTACATCAGTATTTGGTCTAAAAAATCCAATAAATCTAAATCCAAAAGTTCACTATGACCGTCCATTAGATAGGTTTTCGATATTGATACCAATTTTTGTCCGACTGCAATATCCAAGATTTACCTATAGTAAaacttcaataaattaataacttcactcaaataaaaaaataaaatattttgatccCAACTCGGGTTAGTgtactaaattaataatctcaataaatatataaaataataatattttataaccccaaaaatataaattaataattgatgattatatatatatatatatatatatatatatatatatatatatagtatgtattAAGTAATTTCTTATAATTCCTATTTCTTAATTCACTCATTGAATTCCTATTTCTTAATTCACTCATTGAATTATTGTATACTTAACacctttttatcttttaagatattaagttttaacattacacttctttttttaaaattttttattattatttacaattaataatcatctcttgttttttaaaacatatcttaGGTTTTTATGCATTAACTTTTTATTagatctattatttttaaatttacaaatcatACATGcccatatattatttaatagaagcataatactttttataaattaataaatatttatttatcaataaattaataagttaTTCGTTTATCAATAAATCCcttcaaataataatttcttttggtctcaaaaatattattttatagggattttattatactaaaaaaaatgtcagTCAATCAAATTATGTCACATGCGCATTTAAGGGtcattattttctacttttatcttatttagagtacgtttgatagtgattttgaaaagtatttttaatatttctaatatttgaaaaataaaaaatttcaagtgtttgaaaaaccaaaatcattgtcaaacacactcttatttATACTTTGTCCAATCTTTAATGTCTaatccaatatttttaatactttggtTCTATTGTTGCTACTTTCATCCATGAGtgtaaatgtttttatatacttttaccGATAAAGATTGAATGTtcgataattattttttagatattttggttttttttttttttttggtgttatAATCATCATGTTATTGTTTAATTTCAACTCATTAATGATTCATTATTAAACTTTATGAAATGGAGTAGGGGGAAAAGgtctaaaatatataaacataacaaatgaaattaaatatttaattgcacaaatatttataaaaaataaaaaataaaatgtaagtAATTGtgctaatattttatatttatattttctaatttttaatttattttaattgggaataaatataatttttaagatgggctttttaattataaaagtcagaagaaaaaaaaaatccatttgctAATTTTGGTAGTGATGGTAAGGAGAAGAGACGAATGGGTGATGGTGAATGGCTAACACCCATTTTTGTAAAAGACCAAATGAGAAATCGTTTCCTTAAAagcaaattttccatttttagaaTTTCGTTCTCCAAATTTTAGTGGATACATTCTTTACTTTCATTCCTTATTGGAAGTTACAAAAACGACAATAAATCAATGTCGAAAATGAAATACAAGAACACATGAGATTTATAGTCATTTTCAATATGGGAGTTATGTATGTCactatgatgaaaaaaatacaagagaatCCCAAAATGTCTCACTTTCTAGATTTTTCTCTCTATGTTTTTTTATCTCTCAATacctcaaaaataaaattttctcttaaaGTTGGTTACcttaaacataatataaataaagtaactaaattacatatataaaatCCCCAAAATACCTCAACTTAAAATACTCTTATTATTAAGATCATAGTTAGACTCCACATATCTTAACATTTATTCCACATGAATGAAGTAACACGTCCACGAGTGttattctccatttttcttgggttagaaattaattaaaatttaataaaaaaaattgtatgttTAAGATTtagttataataaaataataataatagtatccactttgtcttctttttttttttttcaaatgagagttttaaaaaaacaatctaCTTATTTACCCATATAGAGACGGTCCCTAAAATTTGTCCCTCTTATGGATGGCTAGGGAGTACATTaaagaaagtaatttttttatttaaaaaaaagaagacgaTAGTTATTgtagacatataaaaaaatagtggattaaattatcactaattcgatctttaaaaaaaaaaaaatatatatatatatatatatatatatatatcctcttATGTATAAGTTTCTcaaatctccaactataaaaaggataataataataataataataataatattattattattattattattattatcttgttgataAAACCTCCCagagaagaaaatttgctaaaattaaggagctaaatcccttgaattaagcaaataaaattagggaatttgaaatttaaattcccTATCTACACCCATAAATAGAAGTGTCTTCCATCAAGAGAAGGgggaagaaaattcaaaaatcagAGAAAAACTCTAGAAACTTCATCCATTCAACAAGGTCATTTGGAAATAAGCCACTTGTGGCCCTCGgctatttttcctattttattttactaatttttacaGGATAAAATTGTTTCAGATTCTTT
Above is a genomic segment from Vitis riparia cultivar Riparia Gloire de Montpellier isolate 1030 chromosome 7, EGFV_Vit.rip_1.0, whole genome shotgun sequence containing:
- the LOC117918186 gene encoding WAT1-related protein At2g39510-like codes for the protein MDSDSRAAPEVCAFGVICRRFKPHLLMVLVHTCYTILYFTAEAAFNHGLNPHVMVTYRHFIGGLVMFPFAYVLERKVRPKLTLVLFAEIFVLSLFGIGLTLNMYFASLTYTSPTFLASMVNTIASLTFVMAIILRLEHLDIRNPRGLAKILGTLFSLVGVMIMTSCKGPVIRNLSSPLIHIGRNNMHENWTKGSILTVASCITWSIWYIMQAFTMKRYPAPLSITTWMNFIGGAQSAVIAVIMQHKPEAWSFSVSIQLWSTIYAGVVCSGIMIFLLLWCTKQKGPVFVTMFNPLSTIMVAFTAYFVLGEKLYTGSIVGAVIAIIGLYLLLWGKEIDQQVGVKSQEQSNLTSEEQKEPTQIATSP